A section of the Pedobacter sp. HDW13 genome encodes:
- a CDS encoding M48 family metallopeptidase yields the protein MSSSIRSKQTIIIGAIVLLVAFLFTRDIKGLVKPTEENGKMPASGQMAEAGAPSASTALNIQTSSTAAKNVINKNLATDITALENSYKGANGAEKVELAKQLAQKWDDVEQITPSALYLEIVAQAEPSSKTWLAAGNQFIKAFESTQDSLAQPALLQKANLSYKNALEKDSTNIEAKTGLGVTIVNGLGAPMQGIAMLLEVVTKEPKNVKANMNLGLFSIKSGQFDKAIPRFNTVIAAAPTPEAYFYLGTALENLGRNKEAVNAYLASKKLAANPTLSSFIDKKVAELKNKN from the coding sequence ATGAGTAGCAGCATCAGATCAAAACAAACCATTATTATTGGAGCGATTGTATTGCTTGTTGCGTTCTTATTTACAAGAGACATTAAGGGTTTAGTTAAACCGACTGAAGAAAATGGTAAAATGCCTGCAAGCGGCCAAATGGCAGAAGCAGGAGCACCGTCAGCTTCAACGGCACTAAACATCCAGACTTCTTCTACAGCTGCAAAAAATGTAATAAATAAAAATTTAGCTACAGATATTACAGCTTTAGAGAACAGTTACAAAGGCGCAAATGGTGCAGAAAAAGTAGAACTTGCAAAACAACTGGCCCAAAAATGGGATGATGTTGAGCAAATTACCCCATCAGCACTTTATTTAGAGATTGTTGCCCAGGCAGAACCATCGTCGAAAACGTGGTTGGCCGCAGGTAATCAGTTTATAAAAGCTTTTGAAAGCACACAAGATAGTTTGGCTCAACCTGCTTTATTGCAGAAAGCCAATCTTTCTTACAAAAACGCATTAGAGAAAGACTCTACAAACATTGAAGCTAAGACGGGCTTAGGTGTAACAATAGTAAATGGCTTAGGAGCGCCAATGCAAGGTATTGCCATGCTGCTCGAGGTAGTTACTAAAGAACCTAAAAACGTTAAAGCAAATATGAATTTAGGTTTATTCTCTATTAAATCGGGTCAGTTTGACAAAGCTATTCCACGTTTTAACACGGTAATTGCTGCTGCTCCAACTCCTGAGGCCTATTTTTATTTAGGTACAGCGTTAGAAAATTTAGGCAGAAATAAAGAAGCGGTTAACGCCTATTTAGCAAGCAAAAAATTAGCGGCAAACCCAACCTTATCTTCTTTCATTGATAAGAAAGTGGCTGAGCTAAAAAATAAAAATTAA
- a CDS encoding HU family DNA-binding protein codes for MTKADIISEISTKTGIEKVDVQETVEAFFKVIKTSMIGGENVYVRGFGSFVVKKRAQKTARNISKNTAIIIPEHFVPSFKPAKVFVDKVKSNSKKINVEA; via the coding sequence ATGACTAAGGCAGATATTATTTCAGAAATATCAACAAAAACCGGAATTGAGAAGGTTGATGTACAGGAAACAGTTGAGGCATTTTTCAAGGTTATCAAAACCAGCATGATTGGCGGTGAAAATGTATACGTTAGAGGCTTCGGAAGCTTTGTTGTTAAAAAGAGAGCGCAAAAAACTGCGAGAAACATCTCTAAAAATACTGCAATAATTATCCCAGAACACTTCGTTCCTAGCTTTAAACCAGCAAAAGTATTTGTTGATAAAGTAAAAAGTAATTCAAAAAAAATTAACGTAGAAGCCTAG
- the mutY gene encoding A/G-specific adenine glycosylase: MTFQNELINWYLINKRDLPWRHTNDAYTIWLSEVILQQTRVEQGLPYFNKFLENFPTVTDFANATEARVLKLWQGLGYYSRGRNMHATAQIVVNNYRGIFPNLHDELIKLKGIGEYTAAAISSFSSGEARAVVDGNVFRVLSRYYGIHTPINSPAGKKEFYALANELLYQKDPALYNQAIMEFGAMQCKPKSPNCNICPLVQSCYAFKKEQVNTLPVKIGKIKQKHRYINYFVCVENDQILVKERQAGDIWQHLYDFPSLETAEGSGINDTAFLEAVKSVFGEAVELTLVSTKKHLLTHQIIHVQFFALKNYIFNFKKQKELNWVSFDKLDELPQPKVIHDFIQGYFYKNDME; the protein is encoded by the coding sequence ATGACATTTCAAAATGAACTCATCAATTGGTACCTGATAAACAAGAGAGATTTGCCCTGGAGGCACACTAACGATGCTTATACCATCTGGTTATCAGAGGTTATATTACAACAAACAAGGGTAGAGCAGGGACTTCCGTACTTTAATAAATTTTTAGAAAATTTTCCGACTGTTACCGATTTTGCCAATGCAACCGAAGCCAGGGTTTTGAAGCTTTGGCAAGGCTTAGGTTACTACTCGCGGGGAAGAAATATGCATGCCACCGCGCAGATTGTGGTAAATAATTACCGCGGAATCTTCCCAAATCTGCACGATGAGTTGATAAAATTGAAAGGAATTGGTGAGTATACCGCTGCTGCGATCTCTTCTTTTTCATCAGGTGAGGCGCGTGCTGTAGTTGATGGAAATGTGTTTAGGGTGCTTTCGCGCTATTATGGTATCCATACTCCTATAAACTCGCCTGCCGGCAAAAAAGAGTTTTATGCGCTGGCTAACGAATTGCTTTATCAGAAAGATCCTGCACTTTATAATCAGGCTATTATGGAGTTTGGAGCCATGCAATGTAAACCCAAAAGCCCCAATTGTAACATTTGCCCTCTGGTGCAAAGCTGTTATGCTTTTAAAAAGGAGCAGGTTAATACTTTGCCTGTAAAAATTGGCAAGATCAAGCAAAAGCATCGTTACATCAATTATTTTGTATGTGTAGAAAACGACCAGATTTTGGTTAAAGAAAGGCAGGCAGGCGATATATGGCAGCATTTATACGATTTTCCAAGCCTGGAGACAGCAGAAGGTAGTGGGATTAACGACACAGCCTTTTTAGAGGCTGTAAAATCGGTTTTTGGAGAGGCTGTTGAACTGACGCTGGTCAGCACAAAAAAACACCTCTTAACACACCAAATAATCCATGTGCAATTTTTTGCATTAAAAAATTATATATTTAACTTTAAGAAACAAAAGGAACTTAATTGGGTTTCTTTTGATAAGTTAGATGAGTTACCGCAACCAAAAGTAATCCATGATTTTATTCAGGGATACTTTTATAAAAATGATATGGAGTAA
- a CDS encoding single-stranded DNA-binding protein, translating into MSGINKVILVGHLGKDPEVRHLDGGVTVASFPLATSETYNKDGKRVEQTEWHNIVLWRGLAEVASKYLQKGKLVYIEGKLRTRSFEDKEKVKKYVTEIVAENFTMLGRKSDFEQSPAAPVHQSTESKIEDEFTIGPSDENGDLPF; encoded by the coding sequence ATGTCAGGGATTAACAAAGTTATTTTAGTAGGCCACTTGGGTAAAGACCCTGAGGTGCGGCATTTAGATGGTGGCGTAACTGTAGCCAGTTTTCCATTAGCTACATCAGAAACATACAACAAAGACGGAAAAAGAGTAGAGCAAACAGAATGGCATAATATTGTGCTGTGGCGTGGCCTGGCAGAGGTGGCATCTAAATATTTGCAGAAGGGTAAGCTGGTTTACATAGAAGGCAAACTAAGAACCAGGTCTTTTGAAGATAAAGAGAAGGTTAAAAAGTATGTAACTGAGATCGTTGCAGAGAACTTTACCATGCTGGGTAGAAAAAGTGATTTTGAACAAAGCCCGGCAGCACCAGTTCATCAAAGTACCGAGTCTAAAATTGAAGATGAATTTACCATAGGCCCATCTGATGAGAACGGTGATTTGCCTTTTTAA
- a CDS encoding DUF4270 domain-containing protein — protein sequence MKFTKQDLLTLLIGLFLFASCKNPDSVGLDVDPSTAITGTLVTSEVRSETIAEPAANTQSLTRYPLGYMVDPVFGTTKSSVAMTVTPSSLSYDFGTSPVLDSAILVLRIDTTTNKFYGDTTSSQYSIDVYQLTNKVTTYKSSDVQAHNAQLLGNVKKKLYPNTPFKVTDVVTGKTDTLKTVKAQIRIPLDKAFIQSQILSLPTTGTSTNAKFVDYFKGLYAEVNKNTSTGVGGVAFINLNNSYLQLVYKKTSSTSGIDTVSVNFPVSTTSAAAATIVHDYTGTNVDTQLKNPPTSSPSPYTVTYTQGLAGVKTKISFPLLDAFTGTYGKVVVNKAELVVDLSAGTYAYPFTPIQRLSLYRWDIANQPTTTPDYSSTSPGVIGGYYDSLKNRYIFIVTNYVQGLIDKTVKDYGTFIAPTGLDAFQVVPTAITAERSVLGATTNTTNKVKLNIYYTKIN from the coding sequence ATGAAATTTACAAAACAAGACTTATTAACCCTGTTGATAGGTCTTTTTCTTTTTGCATCGTGCAAAAACCCTGATAGTGTTGGTTTAGATGTTGATCCAAGCACAGCAATTACCGGTACTTTGGTAACCAGCGAGGTTAGATCGGAAACCATAGCCGAACCTGCTGCCAACACACAAAGCTTAACGCGCTACCCATTAGGCTATATGGTTGATCCTGTTTTTGGCACAACCAAATCGAGTGTAGCCATGACCGTTACTCCAAGTAGCTTAAGCTATGATTTTGGTACTTCGCCTGTTTTAGACTCTGCTATTCTGGTTTTAAGAATTGATACTACCACCAATAAATTTTACGGTGATACCACTTCATCTCAATATAGCATCGATGTGTATCAGTTAACCAATAAGGTGACTACTTACAAAAGTTCTGACGTGCAGGCACACAACGCACAATTATTGGGTAATGTAAAAAAGAAACTGTATCCAAACACACCTTTTAAGGTTACCGATGTGGTTACAGGCAAAACAGACACTTTAAAAACGGTTAAAGCACAAATCAGGATCCCATTAGATAAAGCATTTATCCAATCGCAAATATTAAGCTTACCTACAACAGGTACATCGACAAATGCTAAATTCGTCGATTATTTTAAAGGTCTATATGCCGAGGTGAACAAAAATACTTCCACAGGTGTTGGAGGTGTGGCTTTTATCAACCTGAATAATTCTTATTTACAATTAGTATACAAAAAAACGAGTTCAACAAGTGGAATCGATACCGTTTCGGTTAACTTCCCTGTTTCTACTACAAGTGCTGCAGCCGCAACAATTGTGCACGATTATACAGGCACAAACGTTGATACACAGTTAAAGAACCCACCAACAAGCTCTCCTTCACCTTATACCGTAACTTATACTCAAGGTTTGGCGGGCGTTAAAACAAAGATCTCTTTTCCTCTGCTCGATGCATTTACCGGCACATATGGTAAAGTTGTAGTAAACAAAGCAGAGTTAGTGGTTGATTTAAGCGCAGGAACATATGCCTATCCTTTTACACCAATTCAACGCCTATCTTTATACCGTTGGGATATTGCAAACCAGCCCACCACAACTCCTGATTATAGCTCAACAAGCCCTGGGGTAATTGGCGGCTATTACGATTCGCTTAAAAACAGATACATCTTTATTGTAACTAATTATGTACAAGGCCTGATTGATAAAACTGTAAAAGATTATGGTACTTTCATCGCACCAACCGGCTTAGATGCGTTTCAGGTAGTTCCGACCGCCATTACCGCAGAAAGATCAGTTCTTGGGGCAACTACAAATACCACCAATAAAGTAAAACTTAATATTTACTACACTAAGATTAATTAA